From one Maridesulfovibrio frigidus DSM 17176 genomic stretch:
- a CDS encoding molybdopterin-containing oxidoreductase family protein has protein sequence MQPPFVPTICRICKENCGLLVSETDGETQIDGNPEHPVSRGFICSRGKKYGYVRHSPDRLKTPLLRKNGKLVPITFDQAMDVLAEKFAESRDQYGPESICLYKGESLKHQEVAAYMKHLAHGLGSPNYISVGSLCHASMAMGHGMTYGGIPEPDFSRMKSALIWGANPAISSPRTYKDIKKAVTDGVRLVVVDPSQTKTAKMADIHLQIKAGTDGFLALAFLKLAIENAKLVPSSEAIGFEDLRAMLEGISLNEAVNKTGLELETVKAAWEILYANRPVWVQTGLGLELKPTGVQTIRAIACLQSLLDDVRPKSSAVKLAPLPGMDKYPARPRSIGTHEAPMYTGGDTQGQGMFWGKAILEGDPYPLRSMLIMGGNPMLTFPDEDAQRKALSKLDFLAVFDLFMTPTAELADLIIPAADMLETLEVHDYGTTGRPLLGLVRPVSTESAIGEPAWKVIFTLAERLGLGELFPWKDNREALIWRLSQSGISIEDLEKSSTSTVSYKAEYDEHGPVHYASERLASMGQASMPVPESFILPVEDANEYPFTLSTGDRVSPYQHSQFHNVLEYRKALPDQYLDMHHDAAPAHGIKDGQEIKLSTPYGALNLHVRLCSNVRIDCLRLAHGWIEANANILTGLDHFDPISGFPWLMSLPAKVES, from the coding sequence ATGCAGCCCCCTTTTGTTCCGACCATTTGTAGGATTTGCAAAGAGAACTGTGGATTACTGGTCAGTGAAACTGATGGAGAAACCCAAATTGATGGCAACCCAGAGCACCCCGTAAGCCGAGGATTCATCTGTTCTCGAGGGAAAAAATATGGATACGTTCGGCATTCTCCAGACAGATTGAAAACGCCACTTTTACGCAAGAACGGAAAGCTTGTTCCGATAACATTTGACCAAGCAATGGATGTTCTAGCTGAGAAATTTGCTGAAAGCCGAGATCAATATGGCCCAGAAAGCATTTGCCTTTATAAAGGAGAATCCCTCAAACATCAGGAAGTTGCTGCATACATGAAGCATCTTGCTCACGGTTTGGGATCCCCCAATTACATTTCCGTGGGCAGCCTCTGTCATGCTTCAATGGCTATGGGACATGGAATGACCTACGGAGGCATCCCCGAACCGGATTTTTCGCGCATGAAATCCGCGTTGATATGGGGTGCCAATCCGGCGATATCTTCTCCTCGAACATATAAAGATATCAAAAAAGCAGTGACAGATGGCGTTCGCTTGGTTGTGGTTGACCCATCTCAAACAAAAACGGCAAAAATGGCAGATATCCACTTACAGATAAAAGCCGGAACAGATGGATTTCTGGCTTTAGCGTTTCTCAAGCTGGCAATTGAAAATGCTAAATTGGTTCCATCGAGTGAAGCTATTGGATTCGAGGACTTAAGAGCCATGCTAGAAGGAATATCCTTGAATGAGGCTGTTAATAAAACAGGCTTGGAGCTTGAAACTGTCAAGGCTGCTTGGGAAATTCTTTATGCAAATCGTCCAGTTTGGGTGCAAACCGGACTTGGGCTTGAACTCAAACCCACCGGAGTGCAAACCATTCGGGCTATAGCATGCCTGCAATCTCTTTTGGATGACGTTCGACCTAAATCCAGTGCCGTGAAGCTTGCTCCATTGCCCGGTATGGATAAATATCCTGCGCGTCCAAGATCTATTGGAACGCATGAGGCTCCAATGTATACTGGTGGGGATACGCAAGGGCAGGGAATGTTTTGGGGTAAGGCTATTCTTGAAGGAGATCCTTATCCTTTGCGCTCTATGCTTATTATGGGTGGTAATCCGATGCTGACCTTTCCTGATGAGGATGCTCAACGAAAGGCCCTTTCGAAGCTCGATTTTCTTGCGGTCTTTGATCTCTTCATGACTCCAACAGCGGAATTGGCTGACTTAATTATTCCAGCAGCAGACATGCTTGAAACCTTAGAGGTACATGATTACGGGACAACCGGGCGACCTCTTTTGGGATTGGTTCGTCCAGTCTCTACGGAGTCAGCCATCGGGGAACCTGCTTGGAAAGTCATTTTCACTCTGGCTGAACGACTCGGTTTGGGAGAACTTTTCCCGTGGAAAGACAACCGCGAGGCACTTATTTGGCGTCTGTCCCAAAGTGGTATTTCTATTGAAGATCTGGAAAAAAGCTCCACGTCAACGGTTTCATATAAAGCAGAATATGATGAACACGGACCAGTCCACTATGCATCAGAACGACTTGCATCAATGGGGCAAGCATCCATGCCTGTACCAGAATCGTTCATACTGCCTGTAGAGGATGCGAACGAGTACCCCTTTACCCTAAGCACTGGTGACCGAGTTTCTCCTTACCAACATAGCCAGTTTCATAACGTGCTGGAATACCGCAAGGCTTTACCTGATCAGTATCTTGACATGCACCATGATGCGGCACCGGCACACGGGATTAAAGACGGTCAAGAGATCAAACTCTCTACTCCTTATGGAGCATTAAACCTCCATGTTCGGTTATGCTCCAATGTACGCATTGATTGCCTGCGCTTGGCACATGGATGGATTGAAGCTAACGCCAACATCCTAACAGGGCTCGATCACTTTGACCCCATATCAGGATTTCCGTGGCTCATGTCTTTGCCTGCTAAAGTTGAAAGCTAA
- a CDS encoding tyrosine-type recombinase/integrase, whose protein sequence is MAAKKRNKTAYKGVFYITSTHPTTDVNEEIYYIRYYKNGKSIEEKAGRQHQDRMTPAKANRLRVLRIEGRVDSNEERSEKIRAEREKMTTSRLWEAFYDAKQENKSIKDDRNRWRAYLLKDFGRKITEEISTTDIDKLRRKLQDRGLAPGTVKQELVLLKRILNFGAKRGLCQPVNQAKLHFEMPKVNNIKTEDLTPRQLSSLMEAIETSSNKPAANMMLMALYTGMRKGEIFKMRWNDIDFNRGFITLKDPKGGTDQRIPLNNLTRSILEDLPQKDSEYIFPGRDNGPTKEMRIPFRRICDNAGLAKDFRPMHGLRHVFASTLASSGQVDMYTLQKLLTHKTPSMVQRYAHLRDDAMMKASEVVGDMYQKMQKCGGQKR, encoded by the coding sequence ATGGCAGCTAAAAAAAGAAATAAAACCGCATACAAAGGTGTATTCTACATCACCAGCACCCACCCCACAACTGATGTGAATGAGGAAATATACTATATCCGTTACTATAAAAACGGAAAATCAATCGAAGAAAAAGCCGGTCGCCAGCATCAGGACCGTATGACACCAGCCAAAGCCAACCGTCTCCGGGTACTGCGCATTGAAGGCAGGGTTGACTCCAATGAAGAGCGTAGCGAGAAGATCCGAGCAGAACGGGAGAAAATGACCACCAGTCGGTTATGGGAAGCATTCTATGATGCCAAGCAGGAAAACAAGAGCATAAAAGACGACCGTAATCGCTGGCGGGCATACCTGCTCAAAGATTTTGGTAGAAAAATTACGGAAGAAATTTCAACAACGGACATAGACAAACTGCGCCGCAAACTACAGGACCGCGGCCTTGCTCCCGGCACAGTGAAACAAGAACTTGTCCTGCTCAAACGCATACTTAATTTCGGAGCCAAGCGCGGACTGTGTCAGCCAGTCAATCAGGCAAAACTTCATTTTGAAATGCCTAAAGTAAATAACATCAAAACTGAAGATCTCACGCCCAGACAGCTTTCATCACTCATGGAAGCCATTGAAACATCATCGAATAAACCTGCTGCGAACATGATGCTTATGGCCCTCTATACAGGCATGAGAAAAGGCGAAATATTTAAGATGAGATGGAATGACATTGATTTTAATCGTGGCTTCATCACACTCAAAGACCCAAAAGGTGGAACTGATCAGCGTATACCTTTGAATAATTTAACCAGATCAATTTTGGAAGACCTGCCCCAAAAAGACAGCGAATACATTTTCCCCGGTAGAGATAACGGCCCAACAAAAGAAATGCGTATTCCCTTTCGGCGTATATGTGACAATGCGGGACTGGCCAAAGATTTTCGTCCTATGCACGGACTGCGACACGTCTTTGCCTCTACCCTCGCCAGTTCGGGACAAGTAGACATGTACACTCTGCAAAAACTGCTCACCCATAAAACACCGTCTATGGTTCAGAGATATGCACACCTGCGTGATGATGCCATGATGAAGGCAAGTGAAGTTGTGGGGGATATGTATCAGAAGATGCAGAAATGTGGCGGTCAAAAGAGGTAG
- a CDS encoding 50S ribosome-binding protein YggL, whose protein sequence is MKKRLRKKRRLGEFKEFGFSVGFRYSNELDRKAEDELIDRFIEKAIEDNGLGFGGGGCNPEWRGFVVAEKTRNSTSKHHQEAVEQWFIQDSEILEYYVTPMVDAWHGSYDDEDIQWVHKKKA, encoded by the coding sequence ATGAAAAAGAGATTGAGAAAGAAAAGAAGACTTGGTGAATTTAAAGAATTTGGATTTAGTGTAGGTTTCCGATATTCTAATGAATTAGATAGAAAAGCTGAGGATGAGTTAATTGATAGGTTTATTGAAAAAGCAATTGAAGATAATGGGCTCGGATTCGGTGGTGGCGGCTGCAATCCTGAATGGAGAGGGTTTGTTGTTGCGGAGAAAACGAGAAACTCCACCTCAAAGCATCATCAGGAAGCTGTTGAGCAATGGTTTATTCAAGATTCTGAAATTTTAGAATATTACGTTACTCCTATGGTTGATGCTTGGCATGGCAGCTATGATGATGAAGATATTCAATGGGTGCATAAGAAAAAGGCATAG
- a CDS encoding Fic family protein, whose protein sequence is MRTIRGSLAIEGNNLSEEQITAILAGKRVIAPPREIQEVRNAIAAYERFGSWSVEREADLLEAHSVLMSGLIDEAGAYRHSGVGVIAGERVIHMAPPAKRVSILMQDLFGWLAATDDHPLIASSVFHYEFEFIHPFADGNGRMGRLWQTLILNRWNPLFADIPVESLIYEHQEEYYDALQQSTDKADSAPFIEFMLRMIFDAIASATPQVSPQVDPQVKALVEAISGEMSRNELQAVLGLKDRKSFRELYLKPALEEGLIEMTIPSKPNSKLQKYRLI, encoded by the coding sequence GTGCGCACTATTCGTGGCTCTTTAGCTATTGAGGGGAACAACCTAAGCGAAGAACAAATTACAGCTATTCTTGCCGGCAAAAGGGTAATAGCCCCGCCCCGTGAAATTCAGGAAGTTCGTAACGCCATTGCTGCTTATGAGCGGTTCGGTAGTTGGTCCGTTGAGCGGGAAGCTGATTTGCTGGAGGCACATAGCGTACTTATGTCCGGCCTGATAGATGAGGCTGGTGCTTACCGTCATTCCGGTGTCGGCGTGATTGCGGGTGAAAGGGTAATTCACATGGCCCCGCCAGCGAAGCGCGTTTCTATTTTAATGCAGGATCTTTTTGGATGGCTTGCCGCAACTGACGATCATCCACTAATAGCAAGTTCAGTTTTTCACTACGAATTTGAATTCATACATCCTTTCGCTGATGGCAACGGTCGTATGGGCCGTTTGTGGCAGACTCTTATTCTGAACCGCTGGAATCCTTTGTTTGCAGATATCCCGGTCGAAAGTCTGATCTATGAACACCAAGAAGAATACTATGACGCTCTACAACAGAGCACAGATAAAGCTGATTCAGCTCCATTCATCGAGTTCATGCTCAGGATGATTTTCGATGCTATTGCATCTGCGACCCCCCAAGTAAGCCCCCAAGTTGACCCCCAAGTTAAAGCGTTGGTGGAAGCCATTTCAGGTGAAATGAGTCGTAATGAACTTCAAGCTGTTTTGGGTCTGAAAGATCGGAAATCATTTAGAGAACTTTATCTCAAGCCAGCTCTAGAAGAAGGGCTTATTGAAATGACTATTCCTAGTAAGCCTAATAGTAAGTTGCAGAAGTATCGTTTGATTTAA